The DNA region CGGCGGCCCAGGCGCGCGGGCAAGGCGGCGGCGAACCCGGCACCCTGCACCTGATTCCCGTCGGCCTGGGCGATGCGCCGCCCGACCGCTGGCTGCCCGCCGAAGCGCGCGGCCTGGCCGCCCGCCTGGACTGCTACATCGCCGAGAACGCCAAGACGGCGCGCGCCTTCCTGAAGCAGATCGGCACGCTGCGGCCGCTGCAGGAGATCGCCATCCATACGCTGGGCGAGAAGACCAGCGCCGCCGAGATCGACGGCTGGCTGCGGCCCTTGCGCCAGGGCGGGGAAATCGGCCTGGTCTCCGAGGCGGGCTGCCCGGCGGTCGCCGACCCGGGCGCGCGCGTGGCCGACGCCGCGCATCGCATGGGCCTGCGGGTCCGTCCCTGGGTGGGGCCGTCCTCCATTCTGCTGGGCCTGATGGCCAGCGGGCTGGACGGACAGCGATTCGCCTTCCATGGCTATGCGCCCGTGGAGCCCGGCGAGCGGGCGCGCCAGTTGCGCGCCTGGGAACAGTTGTCAGCGCGCAACAACCAGACGCAGATGCTGATCGAAACGCCCTATCGGAACGCCGCCATGTTCGCCACCCTGCTGGCGAGCCTGCGCGGCGACACCCGGCTGTGCGTGGCCCGGTCCCTGACCACGGACGACGAATGGGTGCGCACGGCGACGATCGCCGACTGGAAGTCCCGTCCGGCGCCGGACCTGGACAAGAAGCCGACGCTGTTCCTTTATCTGGCCCGATGACGGCGCGCCCGATGACGACGCGGAAGCATTTTCGCGCCGGCCGCCGCGCGGCGCTGGCCCTGCTGGGCGCGGGCGCGCTGGCGCTTGCCGGCTGCGCGCAGCGCTGGCCGGCGGGACTGGACGTCGACACGTCGATCACGGCCCTCAGCCAGGACAGCCGGGTGCGCTTCATCGTGCTGCACTACACCGACGGCGACGAAGCCGTCTCCCTGCGCACGCTCTCGCGCGGCGACGTCAGCGCCCACTACCTGGTCAGCGACGAGGAAACCGGCGGCGGCCGGGTGCGCGTCTACAACCTGGTGCCCGAGGACCGCAACGCCTGGCACGCGGGCGAAAGTAGCTGGTTCGGCCGCACCGCCCTGAACAACGCCTCCATCGGCATCGAGATCACCAACGAAGGCCCCCTGCCCGGCAGCGCGGACCAGCCGCCGGCGCCGGCGGTCCCGGCACAGCCCGCGCCCGCGCTGTCCGCGCAGGGACAACAGCCCGCCGGGCAGGCCCCGGCGTGGCGGCCGCCGCGTTGGCAGCCCTATACGGAAGACCAGATCCGCGCCGTCATCCTGCTGGTGCGCGACATTGCCCGGCGCCACGGGGTGCGGCCGGAGAACATCGTCGGCCACAGCGACATCGCCCCGCAGCGCAAGACGGACCCCGGCCCCCTCTTTCCCTGGCGCCGGCTGGCCAAGGAAGGCCTGGGCCGCTGGTACGACGAAAGCGCCGCCCAGGCCGCCGCCCAGCGCTACGCGAGCGAGGGCCTGCCGGACGCCGGCTGGTTCCAGGCCGAACTGGCGCGCGTGGGCTACGACGCGCCGCGCACGGGCGTCTACGACGCCGCCACCACGCGCGTCATCGCCGCCTTCCAGATGCACTACCGCCCGGCCCGCTACGACGGCGTGGCCGACGCCGAGACGGCGGGCATCCTGAGCGTGCTGCCGGGCGAGAGCGAATAGGCGGAGGGCGAGTAAGCGGCGGGCGGCGCCCCCGCGTCACGCGGACCGCGTCCGCCTGGCGCGCGCCCACAGGACCACGCGCCAGGCCAGCAAGGCCAGCAATACCGCCCCATACCAGAGCGGCTGGGTGAAATCGTGCTTGCCCGCCTTGTGCCACCACAGGTGCAGCAGCGCCAGCAGGCCGACCAGGTAGACGGCGCGATGCAATCGCCCCCAGTTGCGCCCCAGGCGCCGCATCGCCGCCTGGAAGGACGTCAGGGCCAGGACCAGCAGCAGGACGAAGGCCAGGAAACCGACCAGGATGAAGGGCCGCTGCCCCACGTCCTCGACCATGGACGCCGGATCGAATCCGCGATCCCAGCCGGCCCAGGACAGGAAATGCAGCAGGCCATAGAAGAACGTGAACAGGCCGCACATGCGCCGCACCCGCAGCAGGGCCGGCTGGTCCAGCAGGCGCCGCAAGGGCGTGATGGACAAGGTCACCAGCAGGCAGACGAAGGTCCAGGTGCCCGCCGAACGGGTCAGGAACTCGACCGGATTGGCCGTCAGGCCGTCGTTCATCCCCAGCCAGACCCAGCGCAGCACGGGCGCCAGCCCCAGCAGGAACAACAAGGGCTTGAAGCGGCCGACCTGGCGCGCGGTCCATGGCCGCCGCGCGGCGCCGGACGGAGACAGATACGCCGACATCAATGCGCCGCCATCAATAATTCGCGCGCAGGTCCATGCCCTGGTACAGCGACGCCACCTGGTCATAGCCGTTGAACATCAAGGTCTTGCGCTTGGGACTGAACAAGCCGTCGCCGATGCGCCGCTCCGTGGCCTGGCTCCAGCGCGGATGCGGCACGTTGGGATTGACGTTGGCGTAGAAGCCATACTCGTTGGACGCGGCATCCATCCAGGAACTGACGGGCATTTTCTCGACCAGCCGGATCGCCACCAGCGACTTGGCCGACTTGAAGCCGTACTTCCACGGCACGATCACGCGCACCGGCGCGCCGTTCTGGTTGGGCAGCACCTTGCCGTAGAGTCCGAAGGTCAGCAGGGCCAGCGGATGCATGGCCTCGTCCAGCCGCAGGCCTTCCGTATAAGGCCAGTTCAGCACGCCGCTGCGCAGGCCGGGCATGGTGTCGCGCTGCGCGACGCTGACGAATTGCACGAATTTGGCGTTGCCCGTGGGCTCGACCTGCTTGAGCAGCGCGGACAGGGAATAGCCGATCCAGGGGATGACCATGGACCAGCCCTCGACGCAGCGCAGGCGGTAGACCCGCTCTTCCTGCGGCGCCAGCTTGAGCAGTTCGTCGATGTCGAAGGTGCGCGGCTTGCCGACCTCGCCCTCGACGCGGAGGGTCCAGGGCCGCACCCTCAGCGCCTTGGCGTATTTGGCCGGATCGCCCTTGTCCAGGCCGAACTCGTAGTAATTGTTGTAGGACGTGATGTCGCCGTAGGACGTCTGCTTGTCCATGACGGTGTACTGGGCGTTGGCCGCCGAGGGCAAGGCCGGCAGGCCGTCCCCTTCCCCCTCCGCGCGCGCCGGCGGCGCCAAGCCCGCCGCGCCCAGGGCGGCCAGCCCCGCGCCCGCCCGGCCCAGCCAGGCGCGCCGCGCCCGCCAGACGGGTTCCGGGGTGATCTCCGAGGGAGGAATGTCCGAAGGTTTACGTATGAGCATGGCTGCCGGCTCCAGAAAGCGCGTCCTCGCGGGGCGAGGCGCAGCGAAATATTTTCACCAAGACCTCCACTAGGACCGGGCGGCCGGGCTGGACGTTCCCCTGGCGCGGTGCAAGCATGCGCCCCGGGCCCGGGCTCGTTTCACGCCCGGTTGACGCGACAGCCGCCCTGCCCTTCGTCCCTTGCCCTCAGTTCTTCGAGGCCAGCCAGGCGCCCAGCTCCGCCACCGTTTCCACGATCGCCTGGGGCGCGCAGCCTTCCAGTTCCTTGCGGGTGTGGGCGCCATAGGTGACGCCGACGCCGTGCACGGAGGCGTTGGCGGCCATCTGCAGGTCGTGCGAGGTGTCGCCTATCATGACCACGCGCTCCGGCAGCACGTCCAGCTCCGCCATGATTTCGTGCAGCATGGCCGGATGCGGCTTGCTGAAGGTTTCGTCCGCCGTGCGGGTGGCGTGGAAGGCGTCGGCCAGGCCGCTGGCCGCCAGCGCCCGGTTCAGGCCGACCCGGCTCTTGCCGGTCGCCACCGCCAGCCGCACGTCGCGCCGCGCCAGGTCCTCCAGCATCTCCCGCACGCCCTCGAACAGCTTCAGTTCAGGATCCCGCAGCAGGTAGTTCACGCGGTAGCGCTCCAGGAAGCGGGGCATCATGGACTTCGGCAGGTCCGGCACGGCGTGGCGCAGCGCCCCCTCCAGGGACAGGCCGATGACCCAGCTCGCCTGCGAGGCCGACGGCACGGGCAGGTCCAGGTCCCGGCAGGCGCCCTGGATGGCGGCCACGATATGGTGGGTCGAATCCATCAGCGTGCCGTCCCAGTCGAACACCACCAACGAATAAGCCATGGTCAAGCACTCTCCAGCGTTTTCAGTAATTGCACGCAAGCCTGCGGCAGCGGCGCGCGCAGGTCCAGCGTTTCCCCGGTAAGCGGGTGCGGAATGGTCAATTGGTGCGCATGCAGGAACATCCGGTTGAACCCCTGGCGCGCGAACGCGGCCCGGGTTTCATCGTCCCCGTATTTATCGTCGCCGACAATGGGAAAACCGCTGGACGCCAGGTGCACGCGGATCTGGTGGGTGCGGCCGGTGCGCAGTTCGGCCTCGACCAGGCTGTAGCGGCCGAAGCGCTGCTTGAGGGTGACGATGGTATGGGCGGCCTGCCCCTCGCGGTCCACGCGCACGCGCCGCTCGCCCGACGCCGTGGTCCACTTCAGCAAGGGCAGCTTGATGTGCTGGCGGTCGTTGACCCAGTCGCCCTGGACCAGCGCGTAGTAGCGCTTGCTGCCCAGCCCCTCGCGGAACATGCGATGCAGGCCCAGCAGGGCGTTGCGCTTCTTGGCGATCATCAGCAGGCCGGAGGTCTCGCGGTCCAGGCGGTGCGCCAGCTCCAGCATCGGCGCCTGGGGCCGGGCGGCGCGCAACCGCTCGATCACGCCGAAGGCCACGCCGCTGCCGCCGTGCACGGCGATGCCCGCCGGCTTGTCCACCACCAGCATGCCCTCGTCTTCATAGACCACGGGAAACTCGGCCGGCGGCACCGCGCGCGGCGCGTCGGCGGCCGGCAGGCGGAAAGGCGGCACGCGCACGACGTCCCCTTTTCCCAGCCGATGGTCCGCCTGGATGCGTCCCTTGTTCACCCGCACGTTGCCGTCGCGGATCGCCTTGTACACATGGCTCTTGGGTACGCCCTTGCACAGGCGGAACAGGAAATTGTCGACCCGCTGGCCGTCGTGCTCGTCGGTCACTTCGACCATGCGGACGGCCGCGGGCGCGCTCGGGGAAGTCCCAGGGGAGGATTCTTTGCGCATTGCGAAAAGCGGCATATAATCGGGACAGCCTTAAGGGGCTGAAATGGGGGGCTGTGGCTGAATGGCCGCTTGGCGTAGAGATGCTGTTGCAACTCCGTCGGGTACGCTTTTTTGGCAACGCCGTCCGGTGCGCAGGACGCTATTGTACCGCCTGCTCGATTTCAGCTCCGGGGTCATTCGGTCGCCGGCGCAACCGAGCCCAACAGAAAGTGGTGTGGCACATTTTGCCCGCTTTCATGACAGGACCGTTGCAAGCCGCGCGCGGCTCTGAAGCATTCGCAAGCATCGTCGCATTTAACGCACCAGGCGCGCGCCCTCACTTTTCGCCGCGTCTGAGTTCCCACAGCAATTATTCGTCAACCACATACGTGCTCCTGACTCTCCTGCTGACAGAACCCCGTGCCTACCGGCACGCAGTGCCCGCCTGACTGGCGCGGATACGCCTGGGCGCCGCCCGGGTACGGTCCGCAAGCCGCTTGCCCTTGCCGCAGTCCGCAGACCGCGTGATCCGAGGTCACGCGCCGATATCGGCGTGTCATGACTACGGAGAACCTTCTCATGAAGCGAATGTTGTTCAACGCGACGCACCAGGAAGAACTGCGCGTCGCCATTGTCGATGGGCAGAAGCTCATCGACCTGGACATTGAAACCGCCGGCCGCGAACAGCGCAAAGGCAACATCTACAAGGGCATCATCACCCGCATCGAACCCGGCCTCGAAGCCTGCTTCGTCAACTACGGCGAAGATCGCCACGGTTTCCTGCCGTTCAAGGAAATCGCGCGCAGCTACTTCAAGGAAGGCGTCGACGTCCGCACCGCCCGCATCCAGGACGCCCTGCGCGAAGGCCAGGAGCTGATCGTCCAGGTCGAGAAAGAGGAGCGCGGCAACAAAGGCGCCGCGCTGACCACCTTTATCTCGCTGGCCGGCCGCTACCTGGTGCTGATGCCCAACAACCCGCGCGGCGGCGGCGTCTCGCGCCGCGTCGAAGGCGAGGACCGCCAGGAACTGCGCGATACGATGGAGCAGTTGCAACTGCCCCAGGGCATGAGCATCATCGCCCGCACCGCCGGCATCGGCCGCAACGTCGAGGAACTGCAGTGGGACCTGTCCTACCTGCTGCAACTCTGGACCGCCATCGACGGCGCCGCGCGCGACAATTCCGCGCCCATCCTGATCTACCTGGAATCGAGCCTGGTCATCCGGGCCATCCGCGATTACTTCTCGCCCGAAATCGGCGAGATCCTGATCGATACCGACGAGATCGCCGATCAAGCCACCGCGTTCATGAGCGTGGTGATGCCGGACAACGTGCACCGCGTCAAGCGCTACCGCGACGACGTGCCGCTGTTCTCGCGCTTCCAGATCGAACACCAGATCGAAACCGCCTACTCGCGCAACGTCACCCTGCCCTCCGGCGGCTCGATCGTGATCGACCACACCGAAGCGCTGGTGGCGGTGGACGTCAACTCGGCGCGCTCCACGCGCGGCGCCGACATCGAGGAAACCGCCCTGCGCACCAACCAGGAAGCGGCCGATGAAGTGGCGCGCCAACTGCGCCTGCGCGACCTCGGTGGCCTGATCGTCATCGACTTCATCGACATGGAGGACAGCAAGAACCAGCGCTCGGTGGAACAACGCCTGCGCGATGCCTTGCATTTCGACCGCGCCCGCGTGCAGATGGGCAAGATCTCGCGCTTCGGCCTGATGGAGCTGTCGCGCCAGCGCCTGCGCCCGGCCCTGAACGAGGGCTCGCACATCACCTGCCCGCGCTGCAACGGCACCGGCGTGATCCGCGACGCGGAATCGAGCGCCCTGCACGTGCTGCGCCTGCTGCAGGAAGAAGCCATGAAGGAAAACACCGCCGCCGTGCACGCGCAAGTGCCGGTGGACGTGGCGACCTTCCTGCTGAACGAGAAGCGCGCCGACATCGCCAAGATGGAAGCCCGCCTGAAGGTCAACCTGGTGCTGATCCCCAACAAGCACCTGGAGACCCCGCATCACCACATCGAGCGCCTGCGCCACGACGACCCGCGCCTGGAAGAGACCAAGACCAGCTTCGAGCTGGCCGAGGCTCCCGCCACCGACGTCGCCTGGGCGCCGCGCGAACAGGAAGTGAAGGCCCGTCCGGAAGCGCTGGTCAAGGGCATCACCCCCTCCCAGCCCGCGCCCGTCGCGCCGGCGCCGGTTCCGGCCGCGCCGGTGGCGGCCCCCGCGCCGGCGCCCGCCGGCCTGGGCGGCTTGTTCAAGCGCCTGGTCGGCTGGCTGTCCGGCGGCGAGAAGCCCGCCGCGACGTCCGCGGCCACGCCGGTCCAGTCCGACGAGGCCCGGCGCGCCGCCAGCCGTCCCAAGTCCCGCACGCATGACGGCCAGGACCGCCGTGGCGAGCGCCATGGTTCCGACCGTGGCCGCGGCGGCCGCCGTGGCGAAGGCCGCAACGCCGAGGCCGTGGAAGGCGCCGACGCCAACAACCGCCACCATGTGCGCGGCGGCCGCCGTAGCGGCGACGCCGAACGGGCACCCCGTGGCGAACGCACGGAACGCGGCGATCGTGGCGACCGCGCGGAACGCGGACAACGCGAGGCCGTCCAGGCCGCGGCTGCCAGCCAGGCGGTGAACCAGGCCGCCGAGCAGGCCGAACGCAACCTGCCACCGGTGGAGACCCTGGAGGACGGCACGCCTGCCCGCCAAGGCCGCAACCGCCGTGGCCGTGGCGGCCGCAACCGCCGCGAGGAAACCGGCAGCGATGCCGTCATGAGCGAGCAGGAAAGCATGGTCGCGGCCCTGGCCGAGACCGTGGCCGCCGCCCTGCCGCCGGATGACGTCACCGACACCGCGACCCGCGATGCCGCCGTGGCCGAGGCCGAAACCGACGAGTTCGGCAATCCCCTCGCCGCGGAAGGCGCGGGCGCCGATCCGGAACGCAAGCGCCGCCGCCGCCGCAGCCGCCGTGGCCGCCGCAGCCAGGAAGACGGCGTGAGCACGGACGCCGAAGGCCAGGAAGATACGCTCGACGCCTCGGAACAGGCGGACGCCGAAGACCGCCTGGCCGCCGAGGCGCAGGCCGCGCTGTCGGAAGTCGCGACGCCGGTGGATACGGCCAGCCCGGTCGAAGCCATCCAGGCGCACGTGGCGGCGCCGATCGCCGAGCTGTCCGAGTCGACCCCGGCGCCCGCCGCGGCCGAACCGGTGACCACCACGGCGCCTGTCGCCGTGACCGAGCCCGTGCAGATCGCCACGCCGGCCGAGATCGCGGCGGAAACGCCGGCGCCGCAGGTTCAGGCGGTTGATGCGCCCGCGGCCGCCGAGGCGCCGGCGGTTGCCGTGGCGCCTGCCCCGGCTGCTGCTGCTCCGGCTGCTCCTGCCCCGGCCCCCGTGCCGGAACAGGCTGCCGCGCCGGCTTCGGCCTTCGCGCCGGAGCAAGCCGCTGCGCCCGCTCCTGCTGCTGCATCGGTTCCGGCCGAGGCGCCGGCTGTTGCGTCCGCCGAGATCGCCGCTCCGGCGCCGGTCCAGGCGGCTCCGGTCCAGGCTGCTGCGCCGGCTTCGGCCGCTGCTCCGGTCCAGGCTGCTCCTGTTCAAGCGGCTACCCCGGCTCCGGCTGCTGCCGAGCCCCAGTCCGCTGCCCCGGCTCCGGCCGCTGGCGCGAACGGCGCGCCCAGCAAGCAATCGCTGCATAACGTGGTCAACGCCGCCGGCCTGAAGTGGATCGAGACCGACCCCGAGCGTCACGCCCAGACCCAGCAACGCATCGCGGCCAGCCATGTGCCGCTGCGCCT from Bordetella genomosp. 10 includes:
- a CDS encoding HAD-IA family hydrolase is translated as MAYSLVVFDWDGTLMDSTHHIVAAIQGACRDLDLPVPSASQASWVIGLSLEGALRHAVPDLPKSMMPRFLERYRVNYLLRDPELKLFEGVREMLEDLARRDVRLAVATGKSRVGLNRALAASGLADAFHATRTADETFSKPHPAMLHEIMAELDVLPERVVMIGDTSHDLQMAANASVHGVGVTYGAHTRKELEGCAPQAIVETVAELGAWLASKN
- the msrQ gene encoding protein-methionine-sulfoxide reductase heme-binding subunit MsrQ — translated: MSAYLSPSGAARRPWTARQVGRFKPLLFLLGLAPVLRWVWLGMNDGLTANPVEFLTRSAGTWTFVCLLVTLSITPLRRLLDQPALLRVRRMCGLFTFFYGLLHFLSWAGWDRGFDPASMVEDVGQRPFILVGFLAFVLLLVLALTSFQAAMRRLGRNWGRLHRAVYLVGLLALLHLWWHKAGKHDFTQPLWYGAVLLALLAWRVVLWARARRTRSA
- a CDS encoding SAM-dependent methyltransferase, translated to MSAAGHAAEGKATAENATAAQARGQGGGEPGTLHLIPVGLGDAPPDRWLPAEARGLAARLDCYIAENAKTARAFLKQIGTLRPLQEIAIHTLGEKTSAAEIDGWLRPLRQGGEIGLVSEAGCPAVADPGARVADAAHRMGLRVRPWVGPSSILLGLMASGLDGQRFAFHGYAPVEPGERARQLRAWEQLSARNNQTQMLIETPYRNAAMFATLLASLRGDTRLCVARSLTTDDEWVRTATIADWKSRPAPDLDKKPTLFLYLAR
- a CDS encoding Rne/Rng family ribonuclease, with translation MKRMLFNATHQEELRVAIVDGQKLIDLDIETAGREQRKGNIYKGIITRIEPGLEACFVNYGEDRHGFLPFKEIARSYFKEGVDVRTARIQDALREGQELIVQVEKEERGNKGAALTTFISLAGRYLVLMPNNPRGGGVSRRVEGEDRQELRDTMEQLQLPQGMSIIARTAGIGRNVEELQWDLSYLLQLWTAIDGAARDNSAPILIYLESSLVIRAIRDYFSPEIGEILIDTDEIADQATAFMSVVMPDNVHRVKRYRDDVPLFSRFQIEHQIETAYSRNVTLPSGGSIVIDHTEALVAVDVNSARSTRGADIEETALRTNQEAADEVARQLRLRDLGGLIVIDFIDMEDSKNQRSVEQRLRDALHFDRARVQMGKISRFGLMELSRQRLRPALNEGSHITCPRCNGTGVIRDAESSALHVLRLLQEEAMKENTAAVHAQVPVDVATFLLNEKRADIAKMEARLKVNLVLIPNKHLETPHHHIERLRHDDPRLEETKTSFELAEAPATDVAWAPREQEVKARPEALVKGITPSQPAPVAPAPVPAAPVAAPAPAPAGLGGLFKRLVGWLSGGEKPAATSAATPVQSDEARRAASRPKSRTHDGQDRRGERHGSDRGRGGRRGEGRNAEAVEGADANNRHHVRGGRRSGDAERAPRGERTERGDRGDRAERGQREAVQAAAASQAVNQAAEQAERNLPPVETLEDGTPARQGRNRRGRGGRNRREETGSDAVMSEQESMVAALAETVAAALPPDDVTDTATRDAAVAEAETDEFGNPLAAEGAGADPERKRRRRRSRRGRRSQEDGVSTDAEGQEDTLDASEQADAEDRLAAEAQAALSEVATPVDTASPVEAIQAHVAAPIAELSESTPAPAAAEPVTTTAPVAVTEPVQIATPAEIAAETPAPQVQAVDAPAAAEAPAVAVAPAPAAAAPAAPAPAPVPEQAAAPASAFAPEQAAAPAPAAASVPAEAPAVASAEIAAPAPVQAAPVQAAAPASAAAPVQAAPVQAATPAPAAAEPQSAAPAPAAGANGAPSKQSLHNVVNAAGLKWIETDPERHAQTQQRIAASHVPLRLGRERKPVAPVSSQPLVQVETRR
- the msrP gene encoding protein-methionine-sulfoxide reductase catalytic subunit MsrP, whose translation is MLIRKPSDIPPSEITPEPVWRARRAWLGRAGAGLAALGAAGLAPPARAEGEGDGLPALPSAANAQYTVMDKQTSYGDITSYNNYYEFGLDKGDPAKYAKALRVRPWTLRVEGEVGKPRTFDIDELLKLAPQEERVYRLRCVEGWSMVIPWIGYSLSALLKQVEPTGNAKFVQFVSVAQRDTMPGLRSGVLNWPYTEGLRLDEAMHPLALLTFGLYGKVLPNQNGAPVRVIVPWKYGFKSAKSLVAIRLVEKMPVSSWMDAASNEYGFYANVNPNVPHPRWSQATERRIGDGLFSPKRKTLMFNGYDQVASLYQGMDLRANY
- a CDS encoding RluA family pseudouridine synthase; the encoded protein is MPLFAMRKESSPGTSPSAPAAVRMVEVTDEHDGQRVDNFLFRLCKGVPKSHVYKAIRDGNVRVNKGRIQADHRLGKGDVVRVPPFRLPAADAPRAVPPAEFPVVYEDEGMLVVDKPAGIAVHGGSGVAFGVIERLRAARPQAPMLELAHRLDRETSGLLMIAKKRNALLGLHRMFREGLGSKRYYALVQGDWVNDRQHIKLPLLKWTTASGERRVRVDREGQAAHTIVTLKQRFGRYSLVEAELRTGRTHQIRVHLASSGFPIVGDDKYGDDETRAAFARQGFNRMFLHAHQLTIPHPLTGETLDLRAPLPQACVQLLKTLESA
- a CDS encoding N-acetylmuramoyl-L-alanine amidase, yielding MTTRKHFRAGRRAALALLGAGALALAGCAQRWPAGLDVDTSITALSQDSRVRFIVLHYTDGDEAVSLRTLSRGDVSAHYLVSDEETGGGRVRVYNLVPEDRNAWHAGESSWFGRTALNNASIGIEITNEGPLPGSADQPPAPAVPAQPAPALSAQGQQPAGQAPAWRPPRWQPYTEDQIRAVILLVRDIARRHGVRPENIVGHSDIAPQRKTDPGPLFPWRRLAKEGLGRWYDESAAQAAAQRYASEGLPDAGWFQAELARVGYDAPRTGVYDAATTRVIAAFQMHYRPARYDGVADAETAGILSVLPGESE